The following are encoded together in the Azospirillum brasilense genome:
- a CDS encoding cyclic peptide export ABC transporter, translated as MRLAAIVLRELPENLRTLALMNVLSAIATAALLWLVDAAAKDAAKGIVSPRLLVMYAVTVTLFGVTHNYALVTASQDAERLIHKIRLRLFDLVRRADLVTVDRIGRASLHGVLTQDTQTLAQTLPLLAIGGQQAVMLVFLAVYLAWLSPLACVMAFAFAGIAVAVKVARVQRLRRSMVEAAAAETRVFDGLTDLLRGFKEVRMNRRRGDGLIRDLADASARARAVNVEMKEQWGRNFALVEAMFYTLIGMMVFVVPLFTTGYHAVVVAATTAALFIVGPVSTVSFVTPLVAQTEMALSNIEAMEERLRAAAGRAPDEGAERLPGPPTSIALKDATFAYHDSEGASVFAVGPLSAEFQAGEITFITGGNGSGKSTMLRLLTGLMPLSGGQLLADGEPVPAERMQSYRDMISAIFSDYHLSRRLYGVAEPDPARVRALLERLEMQDKVAVADGGFSTVSLSTGQRKRLALVVAQLEDKPVIVLDEWAADQDPHFRRVFYEELLPELKALGKIVICVTHDERWFGLADRVHHMNEGRIEEGHGHHHLFALEPA; from the coding sequence ATGAGGCTGGCCGCCATCGTCCTGCGCGAGCTTCCGGAGAATCTGCGCACGCTCGCCCTGATGAACGTCCTGTCGGCGATCGCCACCGCGGCTCTGCTGTGGCTGGTCGACGCCGCCGCCAAGGACGCCGCCAAGGGCATCGTCAGCCCGCGGCTTCTGGTGATGTACGCGGTCACCGTGACGCTGTTCGGGGTGACCCACAACTACGCGCTGGTCACCGCGTCCCAGGACGCCGAGCGGCTGATCCACAAGATCCGCCTGCGCCTGTTCGATCTGGTGCGCCGCGCCGACCTCGTCACCGTGGACCGCATCGGGCGGGCGTCGCTGCACGGCGTGCTGACCCAGGACACTCAGACGCTGGCCCAGACCCTGCCGCTTCTGGCGATCGGCGGGCAACAGGCGGTGATGCTGGTCTTCCTGGCGGTCTATCTGGCCTGGCTGTCGCCGCTGGCCTGCGTGATGGCCTTCGCCTTCGCGGGGATCGCCGTGGCGGTGAAGGTCGCGCGGGTGCAGCGCCTGCGCCGCAGCATGGTGGAGGCGGCGGCAGCCGAGACGCGCGTCTTCGACGGGCTGACCGACCTGCTGCGCGGCTTCAAGGAGGTGCGGATGAACCGCCGCCGCGGCGATGGGCTGATCCGCGACCTCGCCGACGCCTCCGCCCGGGCGCGGGCGGTGAACGTCGAGATGAAGGAGCAGTGGGGCCGCAACTTCGCTCTGGTCGAGGCGATGTTCTACACGCTGATCGGCATGATGGTCTTCGTCGTTCCGCTGTTCACCACCGGCTATCACGCGGTGGTGGTGGCGGCGACCACGGCGGCGCTGTTCATCGTCGGGCCGGTCAGCACCGTCTCCTTCGTCACCCCGCTGGTCGCCCAGACCGAGATGGCCCTGTCCAACATCGAAGCGATGGAGGAGCGGCTGCGCGCCGCCGCCGGCCGCGCCCCGGACGAGGGTGCCGAGCGCCTGCCCGGCCCGCCGACCAGCATTGCGCTCAAGGACGCCACCTTCGCCTATCACGACAGTGAGGGAGCGTCGGTCTTCGCGGTCGGGCCGCTGTCGGCGGAGTTCCAGGCGGGGGAGATCACCTTTATCACCGGCGGCAACGGCTCCGGCAAATCGACCATGCTGCGCCTGCTGACCGGGTTGATGCCGTTGAGCGGCGGCCAACTCCTCGCCGATGGGGAGCCGGTGCCGGCGGAGCGGATGCAGAGCTACCGCGACATGATCTCGGCCATTTTCTCCGACTATCACCTGTCGCGCCGCCTCTACGGCGTCGCCGAGCCCGACCCGGCGCGCGTCCGCGCCCTGCTGGAACGGCTGGAGATGCAGGACAAGGTGGCGGTCGCGGATGGCGGCTTCAGCACAGTTTCCCTGTCCACCGGCCAGCGCAAGCGCCTCGCCCTGGTGGTCGCGCAGTTGGAGGACAAGCCGGTCATCGTGCTGGACGAATGGGCCGCCGACCAGGACCCGCATTTCCGCCGCGTCTTTTACGAGGAGCTGCTGCCCGAACTGAAGGCGTTGGGCAAGATCGTCATCTGCGTGACCCACGACGAGCGCTGGTTCGGCCTCGCCGACCGCGTCCATCACATGAACGAGGGCCGCATCGAGGAAGGCCACGGCCACCATCACCTGTTCGCGCTGGAGCCGGCGTGA
- a CDS encoding ATP-binding cassette domain-containing protein — protein sequence MNLLRLLGRLGPAPLRRLVLYALGSALFSTLVLALVNRAAEEIAAEKADFVNIPLAAAFVVSVLLYMLLEGRMVAHLSADAEEVVDSLRMRLLDQIRRADLWKLERFGQTPLFESVTQSSQLISQNSQFLALTVRSVLLTGTILLYIATISPVAFLLIGGLLGAGTWFYIRLGRALEERQRTMMAEEAALFEGVSDLFDGFKEQRLNSARSRDLNAAFATVSGRTTTARGEVHLHTWQQFVFGECAFNLMLGVVVFVVPSYSSAISAELVKITAAIFFMSAPVFGLMQSLAVMSAAEAAAGRMMALEGQLSELAEAGSDGPALPVPVNFAELRMEGVEFAFPAPPGEPPFAVGPFDLTIRRGEVIFITGGNGSGKSTFIKLLTGLYHPLRGRITVDGVPVGPQRIAAYRELMATVFADFHLFARLYGQDALNPVEAAELMRWMEMERVTTLEGDRFGRRDLSAGQRKRLGLVAAILEKAPILILDEWAADQDPHFRFKFYREVVPELKQRGLTIVAVTHDDHYFDVADRRLHMEEGRLTELSHLTEGVA from the coding sequence ATGAACCTCCTCCGCCTGCTGGGACGGCTGGGACCGGCGCCGCTGCGCCGGCTGGTTCTCTACGCGCTGGGGTCGGCTCTCTTCTCCACGCTGGTGCTGGCCTTGGTCAACCGCGCGGCGGAAGAGATCGCCGCGGAGAAGGCCGACTTCGTCAACATACCGCTGGCCGCCGCCTTCGTCGTCAGCGTCCTTCTCTACATGCTCCTGGAAGGCCGCATGGTCGCCCATTTGTCGGCGGACGCCGAGGAGGTGGTGGACAGCCTGCGCATGCGGCTGCTGGACCAGATCCGTCGCGCCGACCTGTGGAAGCTGGAGCGCTTCGGCCAGACCCCGCTGTTCGAAAGCGTGACGCAGAGCAGCCAGCTCATCTCGCAGAACTCGCAGTTCCTGGCGCTGACGGTGCGTTCGGTCCTGCTGACCGGGACGATCCTGCTCTACATCGCCACCATCTCGCCGGTCGCCTTCCTGCTGATCGGCGGGCTGCTCGGCGCCGGGACGTGGTTCTACATCCGGCTGGGCCGCGCGCTGGAGGAGCGGCAGCGCACCATGATGGCCGAGGAGGCCGCCCTGTTCGAGGGCGTGTCGGACCTGTTCGACGGCTTCAAGGAACAGCGGCTGAACAGCGCCCGCAGCCGCGACCTCAACGCCGCCTTCGCCACCGTGTCCGGCCGCACCACCACGGCCCGCGGCGAGGTGCATCTGCACACCTGGCAGCAGTTCGTGTTCGGCGAATGCGCCTTCAACCTGATGCTGGGCGTGGTCGTCTTCGTGGTGCCGTCCTACTCCAGCGCCATCTCGGCGGAGCTGGTGAAGATCACCGCCGCCATCTTCTTCATGTCGGCTCCGGTCTTCGGGCTGATGCAGTCGCTGGCGGTGATGAGCGCCGCGGAGGCCGCCGCCGGGCGCATGATGGCTCTGGAGGGCCAGCTTTCGGAACTGGCGGAGGCCGGGAGCGACGGCCCCGCCCTGCCGGTGCCGGTCAACTTCGCGGAATTGCGGATGGAGGGGGTGGAGTTCGCCTTCCCCGCCCCGCCGGGCGAGCCACCCTTCGCGGTCGGCCCCTTCGACCTGACCATCCGGCGCGGCGAGGTGATCTTCATCACCGGCGGCAACGGGTCGGGCAAATCGACCTTCATCAAGCTGCTGACCGGCCTCTACCACCCGCTGCGGGGACGGATCACGGTGGACGGGGTGCCGGTCGGGCCGCAGCGCATCGCCGCCTACCGCGAACTGATGGCGACCGTCTTCGCCGACTTCCACCTGTTCGCCCGCCTCTACGGCCAGGATGCCCTCAACCCTGTGGAGGCCGCCGAACTGATGCGCTGGATGGAGATGGAGCGTGTCACCACCCTGGAGGGCGACCGTTTCGGGCGGCGCGACCTGTCCGCCGGGCAGCGCAAGCGGCTGGGCCTCGTCGCCGCCATCCTGGAGAAGGCGCCGATCCTGATCCTCGACGAATGGGCCGCCGACCAGGACCCGCATTTCCGCTTCAAATTCTATCGGGAGGTCGTGCCGGAGCTGAAGCAGCGCGGACTGACCATCGTGGCGGTGACCCACGACGACCATTACTTCGACGTCGCCGACCGCCGCCTGCACATGGAGGAGGGCCGCCTGACCGAACTCTCCCACCTGACGGAGGGCGTGGCATGA
- a CDS encoding TauD/TfdA family dioxygenase, which produces MLTHVQDLGFRTGEFSVEPLPDAETARVLAVLTARHGAESDGAALVPDGREAELRGELAEAAPGLSALATAIRDRLETSHSGVLIRRAHLGRHDLDTRRRLLYALAVGIGAPTATDRIDRKVVWDIKLRPELVRSGGASTFSEHADEADFHTDTQYFPNPERYMLLYFAQAAACGGGRSSLRDARCVREALSGSDEGRWALDLLSRTALPFRIPATFTRTGSHDAVEVTFATVFGDRPLIRFRTDTLRRGLAARPEHNTPDVRRALAILRAELDNPARRLETFMESDSLLAMNNHEALHGRGAFADPDRHALRIRIDDGAPQDGAPKDQAR; this is translated from the coding sequence ATGCTCACCCATGTCCAGGACCTCGGCTTCCGCACCGGGGAGTTCAGCGTGGAGCCGCTGCCCGACGCCGAGACGGCGCGCGTGCTGGCCGTCCTGACCGCCCGCCACGGGGCGGAAAGCGACGGCGCCGCCCTCGTCCCGGACGGGCGGGAGGCTGAGTTGCGCGGTGAACTGGCGGAGGCAGCGCCCGGCCTGTCCGCCCTGGCCACGGCGATCCGCGACCGGCTGGAGACCAGCCACAGCGGCGTGCTGATCCGCCGCGCCCATCTCGGCCGCCACGACCTCGACACCCGGCGCCGCCTGCTCTACGCGCTGGCCGTCGGCATCGGCGCACCGACCGCGACCGACCGGATCGACCGCAAGGTGGTGTGGGACATCAAGCTCCGCCCCGAACTGGTGCGCAGCGGTGGCGCCTCCACCTTCTCCGAGCACGCCGACGAGGCCGACTTCCACACCGACACCCAGTATTTCCCGAACCCCGAACGCTACATGCTGCTCTATTTCGCCCAGGCGGCGGCCTGCGGCGGCGGGCGGTCCAGCCTGCGCGACGCCCGCTGCGTCCGCGAGGCCCTGAGCGGCAGCGACGAGGGGCGCTGGGCGCTGGACCTGCTGTCGCGAACGGCGCTGCCCTTCCGCATCCCCGCCACCTTCACCCGCACCGGATCGCACGACGCGGTCGAGGTGACCTTCGCCACCGTCTTCGGCGACCGCCCGCTCATCCGCTTCCGCACCGACACGCTGCGCCGCGGGCTGGCCGCCCGACCGGAGCATAACACGCCGGACGTCCGCCGCGCCCTCGCCATCCTCCGGGCGGAATTGGACAACCCGGCGCGGCGGCTGGAGACCTTCATGGAGTCCGACAGCCTGCTGGCGATGAACAACCACGAGGCGCTCCACGGGCGCGGCGCCTTCGCCGACCCGGACCGCCACGCGCTGCGCATCCGCATCGATGATGGCGCGCCGCAGGATGGTGCGCCGAAGGATCAGGCGCGATGA